The sequence tttttccaaaactgaaaaaaatttcCTGAAATGTGTCaataaacagatatttttaaaacttataGTCCCTCTCTAGTCACCGATTCAACCCCTttaaactcatctctgtgtatcaaagttacccGTTTAGACTTTATATATGAATATAATccctttctgctttaaaatggctcagatgttACTCTACACTGTAGCTACCTCTAGAATACTGGCGGCTCTCTCCAACCATCCCACTCGcttgctgcagcttgagcacatcAGCTCACCCTATGACTGCTAAAACAGTGCCAAGCTGTAATAATGGAATAATTCATCAGTACATGTTCGAACCAGAAATTGATTCTGAAGAGCAATAATCATACAAAAAGGCCCCCACAGGttaacaggattggttccttaggtgTGTTACAGATGAAACCTGGAAATCTggatctgtgtttttgaaactgGCATCACTacactgcagtttaaaggtGCTCAGTCACAGTGTGGACTGTTTGTTTTGCTCATGAtttgtcttctagcatataaaaaaacaccatatggacatgctaacaaagaaaaaaacatcatttttactTAAATATCATAGTTTAAATGTATAATAACCGtggaaaatagtaaaataaggTAGCTATTTGTTTCCAAGTCAGTGAtaaattcattgttttatgtaGCTCAGTgtgttcataaaaaaaataatactgcaTCTTTAATGGTTTCCAAAACTAGGAACATTCTTTTGAAAATTCATTTAATAAGGCCACAAGGTAACTGTTTTAGTGctttaaatagaaaaatctgACTTATTTTGCCTTTGTGATGATCAGTGCTTTTTACCGTGAGAAAGATCTAGTCTTGTAGCAACTATGTGAAAGTGTGCTCACACACAGCGATATTGTCCCCTAAATGCTAAtttaacatgttagcatgcttaCACTGGCATGCTAACATGTTTATCAAAGTGCAGTGGTTAGAGTGTTAGCATTTTCCtattagcactaaacacaaagtgCAGCTGAATCTGATGGGAATAATTTTGCAAGGATTTGCTCTTAAACCAAAGTAGACAGCTGCTTAtggccaaacatttactggagaTTCTAAATTGTAATGATAGAGGCTTCCATTCTCCATAATGTAGTCACACATGCTGAAAGATCCCTCTGCTCCCCTGACTCTTCCCCTTGAACTGAAACTGAGACTCTGAACAAATAAGGCTATGAGAAGTCCAAAGGTTTGATATGAGTCATCACCAAGAGACTCCAGTTGGAAATTAACAGACGGTGCTGCTCTGCCTTTATAAAGATAATACACAACGTTTGTATGTGCTGCATAGCCCTGGATGAAACAACTTCTTATCTATCTATAGCATGCTTTAACCTGCTGACCCCAGACTGTCTTCTGAATGACTCGTCTGATATTTTACCCTCCATGTGTTTCACTGTCGGGTTTTTCCAAAGCAGTGACTCTTATTGCATCTTGTCTGCTTGATCAGAATTATTCCAAGCATTAAAGTAAACGATTACTTCCTCTAAAGTTGTTACTAACATCTTTCAATGCACTTCTACTTTCTGCGAATGTGTCAAAATGAGTTTCAGCTCAGCTAGGAGGATGTTGGACATAAGAGCGAAGCAATGCGGCCTGAAACCACGTTTTGTGAAATAATAAGCTGCTGTAGTTAAAAGCTTCCTCAAAGAAAActgaagggagagaaagaatGAAGAGATCCTGGAAGTGTCATGGAAAGTATTTACCAGACACCCTGCAGTATCCTGTATTAgtccattttgtgttgttttttagcaacagaAAATCTTGTATTGATGGGTAAGTATGGAGTGAGTGTGTAGCAATACTCCTCTCAAGGCTGTTTTGAAATGCATTTCTTCACCAACAGAAGAAAAGAGTTACTATGGGACCTGTAGAACAATTGTGATCCTGCAAAAAACCcccacattttaaatgtaaccctttcttctttctctctgcaggaAGAGGAAATCGGTGTACTATCACTTCTAAAAGGTTCCACTCTGCTCCATGTGAATCATCTTATGAAGGGAATTCTTGTATAGTTAACTGACCACACTTGTAAACCATTCACTCATCTCTCTCTGCAAAGGCAACGCAAGAaccattttgtaaaaataaagcagtATTTTTTCATATAGAGACTCCACAGTATTAAAACATATGCTGCTATATACTTGTACGATGTGTAACAAACTATTGATGTGATGGTCCAATGTATATGTGTAAACtattctcacatttttattataagCATAAAATACTGTTACTTGCTCTCTTTCGATCAGATTCAGGACAAGGACAAGAAGTTTGTGGAATTCATCGGTTTATTCAATCCACAACGTACAAAGAAGTCCAGGTTTTGTCAGGAAACAAGCAGAATCGCCTCAAAACAGCCAGGTAAAACAAGTGGTCGTCAGGGTTAGAATCAAATTTCAGCCCATTGTCAAGATACTATACTGAACAAGACTATGTTGCCATAACGTGATGAAGGTGGAATAAAATTATTGCTGTTGGGGATAGAAGACCTGATAGAGATCGGAAATAAAACTGGAATTCCTTCGTAGACATGTACAGGAGGGTAACAGCTTCTACTGTAGGGTTGGTTGGAGGGACTCATGATCTATGCAATGCCACTTTCTCTGCTAGTGTTGTTTTGTTAGCACCAGAGAACTCGTCCacctgaaagaaacacaaaagaatatatttgtatttactATAGATGAAGTGTGAGGTCAGAACAGCAACATTTAGTATCTTTTACTGTAAATCCCCTTTTACTGTCCATAGTTAGAACTACCCTCCAAATAAGTGGACGAACTTGTAAATTTCCTTCAATTTGCTTCAAGCTCTAATCTGTCTTTAAAAACCATCCCTCTTATGAGCCACTGACTGTTTCTTGCATTTACTCATTGTTTCCAGCAGAGTAGCTCTGAACTGACTGTGTGCCAGCTGTGAATGTAATGGAGCAGCTAAAAACTCAGACATTCCATTAAAAGTAGACAGTCAAATTAATGCCAACTGTACTCCCACTCTGCTCAGTGTGTGAACTTATTAGGTTGAGGTTTCCATCTTTGCTGTATATTCTGACGTACCTTTTCTCCATTCTTGTAAAAGTGGAATGTGGGCATGCAGTTGATTTTACACTCGGAACTCACATCCTGAGAAGAGCAAAGAGAGCAGCAGTTAGATGGATGGACTGAATCAGCAACACTGCTCCACCCTGACTGAGGACTGTTCAAGCCAAACAGCCCAGTACATGAGTAAGGTAATACAATGTACAAAAGTTAAACAAGATTAGAGCAACTTCAACAGGTTTTACAGCTGCATATTATCCAGCTATGTGTTGCTAACTTGTAATATGCCTGCAGTGTGGGCTGCATCGtatcagtttctttttttctaaatatgtaatcCAACCTGCAAGCTTTATTTAAGGACCCGTCTATGTCAACAGAAACTGTTTGCAAAAGATGGTAACAGAGGAAGCTGGGATGAGTTCCAAGAGggatttttacttgttttgctTGGAAACCTGTGATGGGGGAAACTCAGACTGACCAGAAGCTGGAACCTATAAAAACATCAGCGAAACTCTGTAAATCTGTTTCTTAAAGCCCAgtttttttggttgctttgtaaAATTCAAACTGTAGAGAAATTTATTATGAGAATTATTTTCCCTTTGGGCTATGAATTCAGCATTCAATACTTAGAGCTTCTTCAGAATTATAGCTTgctgattttcttttaattcaCTCCAAGATGAAGATCTTAGGATTTTGGAGTGTTGGTTTAATAAAACAAGTGAGGTTTGTGCTCTGTGAAATCCTCAGTGACATTATCACAACTTTAGCATTTATAGAACTTAGAGTAGCAGGGAGGTAAATGGGTAACTACTCATCAGATGGGATATCAAAGGTTTCTGTTTACAGCTTTGTAGATTAGATATTACCAGAATCTGACCCACAGCTAGATTACACAACACCAATGCAGTTGTTTTGCCAGAATATGTGTCAGAGGTTTACCACATGTGGTTACAATAGGCCACCATGTTAGCAAGTCATCCTACCAAAAGCAGTAATCCCTCTCCAACGATGCAGTTAATGTTTGAAATCTACTTTTCTATGCCTGATATTTAAACACcagaaatatcaaatatttactTGGTTTTACTATGCTGTGGCACTGACACAGAAAAGCTTTGCACTTTCACTTGTCACATGAGCGTCCTCTGGTTCCCCGAGGCCTGGTCAAATGGATTTCATGAATAGTTTACATTGCTCTGAGTATTAATGGCCCGGAAACCCCGGAGTTTTCTTCTTACTGTAAACTTTCTGATTCTTCAGGtttagaatgaaataaaaataaaactttttttttttttttttaaagaccaaCCCACCTCAGCCTCGTCCACGTCCACCTTCAGGAAAATCACGTTACTGTTTTCAGGCAACTGTGACAATTTCTGGTAGAGAATCAAACAGTGAGCATTAACACAATGGACGTCTGTCATACAATAATGAGACAATTTACTGATGCATTTCTGTTCCTGATTATAAATGGGTCTACAAATCTGACTGTGGTTCTATTAGTTAATTTATACAGAGCTATCAAAACTTCCGGTGAATCAGACATTTCCTCCTCAAGGTGGGAACAACAAGACAAAAGGTTGCCTAAGCAACAAACTCTCTCCCCAAAACAATGCTGCTGCCTTTTAGCAACTTAGGAAAGGGCTCcttcaaaaacaactaaaaacatttctttcacaGAAGCTGCTGCTACTGTTTCTATAAGAATATTTTACATCCACAGATTTTTGAAAGTAATCAAAATATCTGTATTCCAGCTTAGAAGAGATACATTACTTGTCCATCATCTAACCTTAGGTTTTATCCTCCAATATGAAGCGTGTTCCCTCCCTTGACAGAAATTCATTATAAAATATGGTTCCGACAAAACTTTAGCGCTGTGATCATCCACTTACTTCAAATTCTGGGCCAATCTGTTTGCAGGGGCCACACCACGTAGCTGTGAAGTCCACCACCACCAGCTTACCTCCAGCCTCCTTCAGGATGCTCTGGAATTCCGCCTATAGAAAGtgggacaaataaagttattgtggTATATCTGCTAAATATGAAAAGCATTATTGCTAAATGCATTTTGCTTTAATGACTGCAATCCATTTGCTTCCACTTGGTCAGTGGTTGCTGACACTGCAGATGTAAACAGAGAAGTTAAGTTGTGAATGAAgctttcactttgttttctaaacttcagtcaaacagaaccaGGCTGCATCATAAACTAgctttaaacacaaaaagatgactTGTGTAGCATTTCCCACTTCCTCATAGATTATTTCTGCgatttgtgtttacttttgctCTGCAATGATTAAAGCGATTAGTTAACTAGTAAATCATTCGCGGcgaatattaataaaatgatttatttgatttactACTTTGAATAGAGGAAAAATAATCTTTGATTCTCGCTCCttagatgtgaatattttctgatattttcaatatctttgggtt comes from Amphiprion ocellaris isolate individual 3 ecotype Okinawa chromosome 23, ASM2253959v1, whole genome shotgun sequence and encodes:
- the LOC129348076 gene encoding thioredoxin-like, which translates into the protein MVREVENLAEFQSILKEAGGKLVVVDFTATWCGPCKQIGPEFEKLSQLPENSNVIFLKVDVDEAEDVSSECKINCMPTFHFYKNGEKVDEFSGANKTTLAEKVALHRS